In Malus sylvestris chromosome 16, drMalSylv7.2, whole genome shotgun sequence, the following are encoded in one genomic region:
- the LOC126606968 gene encoding uncharacterized protein LOC126606968, translated as MGGFLSKKKGNLSEKNAGGLREKVGSIQEEMSEMVCERKKESAAYERDMMVFAFKEAEWKQEKKKMREEVKMLRKVVEEKEERIRGMEDCGGGVMVVGGGNNNKSSGGGGSGGDGRGVGGGENNGKEWEVFLESGFLAEQMKEERARRDETVEKWKQLYLAIKVELDDLIQRTHSGNGLYWKAEEEDCVEELKRELKAKEEMIASLKSKIASMEHDHFKKEREIDILRQSLRIMSCKKTLQAPKNVSRDSQLVKPKKKQARKL; from the exons ATGGGCGGGTTTCTCAGCAAGAAGAAGGGTAATTTAAGTGAGAAAAATGCTGGTGGGTTGAGAGAAAAGGTGGGGAGTATTCAAGAGGAGATGAGTGAGATGGTGTgtgagaggaagaaggagagtgCAGCATATGAGAGGGACATGATGGTGTTTGCATTCAAGGAGGCTGAGTGGAagcaagagaagaagaagatgagggagGAAGTGAAGATGCTGAGGAAGGTGgtggaggagaaggaggagaggaTTAGGGGAATGGAGGACTGTGGTGGTGGGGTTATGGTGGTCGGAGGTGGGAATAATAATAAGAGTAGTGGTGGCGGCGGCAGTGGTGGTGATGGTCGTGGAGTTGGTGGTGGGGAGAATAATGGTAAAGAGTGGGAAGTGTTCTTGGAGAGTGGTTTCTTGGCTGAGcaaatgaaggaggagagagCAAGGAGGGATGAGACTGTGGAGAAGTGGAAGCAGCTTTATCTGGCTATTAAGGTGGAGCTTGATGATCTCATTCAGAGGACACATTCtg GAAATGGGCTGTATTGGaaggcagaggaagaagactGTGTGGAAGAGCTAAAGAGAGAGCTCAAAGCCAAGGAAGAAATGATTGCCTCTCTAAAATCCAAAATAGCTTCAATGGAGCATGACCATTTTAAGAAGGAAAGAGAGATTGACATATTAAGGCAGAGCTTGCGAATCATGAGCTGCAAGAAGACACTGCAGGCCCCTAAGAATGTTTCTAGAGATTCACAGCTTGTGAAACCGAAAAAGAAACAGGCCAGAAAattgtaa
- the LOC126606969 gene encoding ubiquitin-conjugating enzyme E2 36-like: MANSNLPRRIIKETQRLLSEPAPGISASPEEYPMAPPKVRFLTKIYHPNIDKLGRICLDILKDKWSPALQIQTVLLNIQALLSTPNPDDLLSENICKALEDK, from the coding sequence ATGGCGAACAGTAATCTTCCGAGAAGAATTATCAAGGAGACGCAGAGGCTTCTCAGCGAACCAGCTCCTGGAATCAGTGCTTCTCCTGAAGAATATCCAATGGCACCTCCGAAGGTCCGTTTCCTGACAAAAATATATCATCCTAACATTGACAAGCTTGGGAGGATATGCCTCGATATTCTGAAAGACAAATGGAGTCCAGCCCTTCAAATCCAGACAGTATTGCTGAACATTCAAGCACTTCTGAGTACTCCAAATCCTGATGATCTGCTTTCTGAGAACATTTGCAAAGCACTGGAAGACAAATGA